One stretch of Daphnia pulicaria isolate SC F1-1A chromosome 6, SC_F0-13Bv2, whole genome shotgun sequence DNA includes these proteins:
- the LOC124342626 gene encoding fasciclin-1-like isoform X1 has translation MSWSVTLSLLAVSSWLLAFAFAVGPVMNQQPTIFDLIQNDPDLSEFFSLISRNELVPTLLKFRQATVFAPNNEAMRAYTGPKDQDLLLYHLANVALTTDKLDQSVSSELPGNPPLWIARRDASSYQYDLYVNDARVILGDIKAMSTRQDEQVLHVIDKVLEPILTSARDPQLSNPDAARLLERAGSFNLGPYQISDFVQQVTSHKKLSVFATPGRHTFLIPINRGFEAVSRDKIDPKVIDGHIVPNVALFTRPAIRGRPVQTLAFSDNLKVSVSFSNESLPSQEIGSRVYVQSNTLVGDFHHPRGVVVAQVVKANIPVRNGVVHLIDKPLIVIDIDIVNFLKSFKVFEQRNGILYEFYRIMKDFATNFMEGITGAGELTLLAPSNEAFRRLGDKNLNALLANQQKLTEILQLHVIRRRLSSDEIIQNPLFSHVESADRHRRLYFSAFGPDDNITISVEGGGVNATIIQPDIGALNGIVHIIDRVLGVPTMTVIEKLQQDPIMSKTHALAIQDDFLGRMQAYRDPYNTKIQQKFTMLVPSDEAWEVVHRTMGSAFKKLFMGEYSYNVRQILERHLVVGQELSINNLTSQGRDNYLQTIRGKVKIVFVESGGENGGEPTREYFAEWENIRARVVRPDVQCIDGVIHVIDHVLVQRREISVSGSGRLAVDALLLLSITLTAIFFNNRALQH, from the exons ATGTCTTGGTCCGTGACCTTGTCGCTACTGGCCGTTTCTTCGTGGCTGTTGGCGTTTGCGTTCGCTGTCGGTCCCGTCATGAACCAACAACCGACCATCTTCGACCTCATTCAAAACGATCCCGATCTCTCAGAA TTTTTCAGTTTGATTTCGAGGAACGAATTGGTGCCGACGCTGCTCAAGTTCCGCCAGGCCACCGTTTTCGCTCCCAACAATGAAGCCATGAGAGCTTACACCGGACCAAAGGACCAGGATTTACTACTTTACCATCTCG CTAACGTGGCATTGACGACAGACAAATTGGACCAGTCTGTTTCCAGCGAATTGCCCGGCAACCCGCCGCTATGGATCGCTCGTCGCGACGCCAGTTCCTACCAGTACGATCTTTACGTCAACGATGCCCGGGTTATCCTTGGCGACATCAAAGCCATGTCGACGAGACAAGACGAACAA gttTTGCATGTCATCGACAAAGTCTTGGAGCCCATTTTGACATCTGCTCGTGATCCGCAACTCTCCAATCCCGACGCTGCCCGTCTCCTGGAAAGAGCCGGAAGTTTCAATCTGGGACCCTATCAAATCag CGACTTTGTCCAGCAAGTCACGTCGCACAAGAAGCTGTCGGTGTTTGCCACGCCTGGACGCCACACTTTTTTGATTCCGATCAATCGCGGATTCGAG GCCGTGTCACGTGACAAGATCGACCCCAAAGTGATTGACGGACACATCGTGCCCAACGTGGCTCTGTTCACCCGCCCAGCCATCAGAGGACGGCCCGTTCAAACCTTGGCCTTTTCCGACAACCTGAAAGTCAGCGTTTCCTTCAGTAACGAATCGCTGCCGTCGCAAGAAATCGGATCGCGAG TGTACGTGCAATCCAACACCCTGGTGGGCGATTTCCATCATCCGAGAGGCGTTGTCGTGGCCCAGGTGGTCAAAGCCAACATCCCCGTCCGCAATGGCGTCGTCCATCTCATCGACAAGCCGCTCATCGTCATCGATATCGACATTGTCAACTTCCTCAAG TCCTTTAAG GTCTTT GAACAACGCAACGGGATCCTCTACGAGTTCTACCGTATCATGAAGGATTTCGCTACCAATTTTATGGAGGGCATCACCGGCGCTGGCGAACTGACCCTCCTAGCTCCATCTAACGAGGCCTTCCGCCGGCTAGGAGACAAGAACCTCAACGCCCTGTTGGCCAATCAACAAAAACTGACTGAAATTCTGCAACTTCACGTCATCCGCAGGCGGCTCTCGTCCGATGAGATTATCCAGAATCCCCTCTTCTCTCAT GTTGAATCGGCTGACCGTCATCGTCGGCTCTACTTTTCCGCCTTCGGTCCAGATGACAACATCACCATCTCGGTGGAAGGCGGAGGAGTCAACGCCACCATCATCCAGCCCGACATTGGCGCCCTCAACGGTATCGTTCACATCATTGACCGCGTCCTCGGCGTCCCCACCATGACCGTCATCGAGAAACTCCAGCAAGATCCCATCATGag CAAAACACACGCGCTGGCCATCCAAGATGATTTCCTCGGGCGGATGCAAGCCTACAGAGATCCGTACAACACTAAAATCCAGCAAAAGTTCACGATGCTGGTGCCCAGTGACGAGGCCTGGGAGGTTGTCCATCGCACGATGGGCTCGGCGTTCAAGAAGCTCTTTATGGGAGAATATTCTTACAAC GTGCGCCAAATCTTGGAACGCCATTTGGTCGTCGGTCAAGAATTGAGCATCAACAACCTGACGAGCCAGGGGCGTGACAACTACCTGCAAACGATCCGCGGCAAAGTGAAGATCGTCTTCGTCGAAAGCGGCGGAG AGAATGGAGGGGAGCCAACGCgag AATACTTTGCCGAGTGGGAGAACATTCGTGCTCGAGTGGTCCGCCCGGATGTCCAGTGTATTGATGGCGTGATCCACGTGATCGATCACGTACTGGTGCAACGCCGCGAGATCTCCGTGTCGGGATCGGGACGGTTGGCAGTCGACGCTCTCCTATTGTTGTCCATCACTTTGACGGCCATTTTCTTCAACAACCGAGCTCTCCAGCACTGA
- the LOC124342900 gene encoding uncharacterized protein LOC124342900, with protein MHIFFYVIHVTAMLAIVSGDCNRYGNACFGAHGKRSDFKRTSTVDLSDQIWPVAENWNPTRPDEPVQERRQMKPLPALQLESVLVYNDIPRSAEHSRYLNQEDYNN; from the exons ATGCATATCTTCTTCTATGTGATTCACGTGACGGCAATGCTGGCCATCGTTTCAG GAGATTGCAACAGGTACGGCAATGCTTGCTTCGGTGCCCACGGTAAAAGAAGCGATTTTAAACGGACCAGCACTGTCGATCTGTCGGATCAAATTTGGCCAGTAGCGGAAAACTGGAATCCAACCAGACCTGATGAGCCCGTTCAGGAGCGACGACAAATGAAACCGCTTCCAGCTCTTCAACTG GAATCGGTTTTGGTTTATAACGACATCCCACGATCGGCTGAACATTCCAGGTATCTGAACCAAGAAGATTATAACAACTGA
- the LOC124342626 gene encoding fasciclin-1-like isoform X2 — MSWSVTLSLLAVSSWLLAFAFAVGPVMNQQPTIFDLIQNDPDLSEFFSLISRNELVPTLLKFRQATVFAPNNEAMRAYTGPKDQDLLLYHLANVALTTDKLDQSVSSELPGNPPLWIARRDASSYQYDLYVNDARVILGDIKAMSTRQDEQVLHVIDKVLEPILTSARDPQLSNPDAARLLERAGSFNLGPYQISDFVQQVTSHKKLSVFATPGRHTFLIPINRGFEAVSRDKIDPKVIDGHIVPNVALFTRPAIRGRPVQTLAFSDNLKVSVSFSNESLPSQEIGSRVYVQSNTLVGDFHHPRGVVVAQVVKANIPVRNGVVHLIDKPLIVIDIDIVNFLKVFEQRNGILYEFYRIMKDFATNFMEGITGAGELTLLAPSNEAFRRLGDKNLNALLANQQKLTEILQLHVIRRRLSSDEIIQNPLFSHVESADRHRRLYFSAFGPDDNITISVEGGGVNATIIQPDIGALNGIVHIIDRVLGVPTMTVIEKLQQDPIMSKTHALAIQDDFLGRMQAYRDPYNTKIQQKFTMLVPSDEAWEVVHRTMGSAFKKLFMGEYSYNVRQILERHLVVGQELSINNLTSQGRDNYLQTIRGKVKIVFVESGGENGGEPTREYFAEWENIRARVVRPDVQCIDGVIHVIDHVLVQRREISVSGSGRLAVDALLLLSITLTAIFFNNRALQH; from the exons ATGTCTTGGTCCGTGACCTTGTCGCTACTGGCCGTTTCTTCGTGGCTGTTGGCGTTTGCGTTCGCTGTCGGTCCCGTCATGAACCAACAACCGACCATCTTCGACCTCATTCAAAACGATCCCGATCTCTCAGAA TTTTTCAGTTTGATTTCGAGGAACGAATTGGTGCCGACGCTGCTCAAGTTCCGCCAGGCCACCGTTTTCGCTCCCAACAATGAAGCCATGAGAGCTTACACCGGACCAAAGGACCAGGATTTACTACTTTACCATCTCG CTAACGTGGCATTGACGACAGACAAATTGGACCAGTCTGTTTCCAGCGAATTGCCCGGCAACCCGCCGCTATGGATCGCTCGTCGCGACGCCAGTTCCTACCAGTACGATCTTTACGTCAACGATGCCCGGGTTATCCTTGGCGACATCAAAGCCATGTCGACGAGACAAGACGAACAA gttTTGCATGTCATCGACAAAGTCTTGGAGCCCATTTTGACATCTGCTCGTGATCCGCAACTCTCCAATCCCGACGCTGCCCGTCTCCTGGAAAGAGCCGGAAGTTTCAATCTGGGACCCTATCAAATCag CGACTTTGTCCAGCAAGTCACGTCGCACAAGAAGCTGTCGGTGTTTGCCACGCCTGGACGCCACACTTTTTTGATTCCGATCAATCGCGGATTCGAG GCCGTGTCACGTGACAAGATCGACCCCAAAGTGATTGACGGACACATCGTGCCCAACGTGGCTCTGTTCACCCGCCCAGCCATCAGAGGACGGCCCGTTCAAACCTTGGCCTTTTCCGACAACCTGAAAGTCAGCGTTTCCTTCAGTAACGAATCGCTGCCGTCGCAAGAAATCGGATCGCGAG TGTACGTGCAATCCAACACCCTGGTGGGCGATTTCCATCATCCGAGAGGCGTTGTCGTGGCCCAGGTGGTCAAAGCCAACATCCCCGTCCGCAATGGCGTCGTCCATCTCATCGACAAGCCGCTCATCGTCATCGATATCGACATTGTCAACTTCCTCAAG GTCTTT GAACAACGCAACGGGATCCTCTACGAGTTCTACCGTATCATGAAGGATTTCGCTACCAATTTTATGGAGGGCATCACCGGCGCTGGCGAACTGACCCTCCTAGCTCCATCTAACGAGGCCTTCCGCCGGCTAGGAGACAAGAACCTCAACGCCCTGTTGGCCAATCAACAAAAACTGACTGAAATTCTGCAACTTCACGTCATCCGCAGGCGGCTCTCGTCCGATGAGATTATCCAGAATCCCCTCTTCTCTCAT GTTGAATCGGCTGACCGTCATCGTCGGCTCTACTTTTCCGCCTTCGGTCCAGATGACAACATCACCATCTCGGTGGAAGGCGGAGGAGTCAACGCCACCATCATCCAGCCCGACATTGGCGCCCTCAACGGTATCGTTCACATCATTGACCGCGTCCTCGGCGTCCCCACCATGACCGTCATCGAGAAACTCCAGCAAGATCCCATCATGag CAAAACACACGCGCTGGCCATCCAAGATGATTTCCTCGGGCGGATGCAAGCCTACAGAGATCCGTACAACACTAAAATCCAGCAAAAGTTCACGATGCTGGTGCCCAGTGACGAGGCCTGGGAGGTTGTCCATCGCACGATGGGCTCGGCGTTCAAGAAGCTCTTTATGGGAGAATATTCTTACAAC GTGCGCCAAATCTTGGAACGCCATTTGGTCGTCGGTCAAGAATTGAGCATCAACAACCTGACGAGCCAGGGGCGTGACAACTACCTGCAAACGATCCGCGGCAAAGTGAAGATCGTCTTCGTCGAAAGCGGCGGAG AGAATGGAGGGGAGCCAACGCgag AATACTTTGCCGAGTGGGAGAACATTCGTGCTCGAGTGGTCCGCCCGGATGTCCAGTGTATTGATGGCGTGATCCACGTGATCGATCACGTACTGGTGCAACGCCGCGAGATCTCCGTGTCGGGATCGGGACGGTTGGCAGTCGACGCTCTCCTATTGTTGTCCATCACTTTGACGGCCATTTTCTTCAACAACCGAGCTCTCCAGCACTGA
- the LOC124342626 gene encoding fasciclin-1-like isoform X3, translated as MSWSVTLSLLAVSSWLLAFAFAVGPVMNQQPTIFDLIQNDPDLSEFFSLISRNELVPTLLKFRQATVFAPNNEAMRAYTGPKDQDLLLYHLANVALTTDKLDQSVSSELPGNPPLWIARRDASSYQYDLYVNDARVILGDIKAMSTRQDEQVLHVIDKVLEPILTSARDPQLSNPDAARLLERAGSFNLGPYQISDFVQQVTSHKKLSVFATPGRHTFLIPINRGFEAVSRDKIDPKVIDGHIVPNVALFTRPAIRGRPVQTLAFSDNLKVSVSFSNESLPSQEIGSRVYVQSNTLVGDFHHPRGVVVAQVVKANIPVRNGVVHLIDKPLIVIDIDIVNFLKEQRNGILYEFYRIMKDFATNFMEGITGAGELTLLAPSNEAFRRLGDKNLNALLANQQKLTEILQLHVIRRRLSSDEIIQNPLFSHVESADRHRRLYFSAFGPDDNITISVEGGGVNATIIQPDIGALNGIVHIIDRVLGVPTMTVIEKLQQDPIMSKTHALAIQDDFLGRMQAYRDPYNTKIQQKFTMLVPSDEAWEVVHRTMGSAFKKLFMGEYSYNVRQILERHLVVGQELSINNLTSQGRDNYLQTIRGKVKIVFVESGGENGGEPTREYFAEWENIRARVVRPDVQCIDGVIHVIDHVLVQRREISVSGSGRLAVDALLLLSITLTAIFFNNRALQH; from the exons ATGTCTTGGTCCGTGACCTTGTCGCTACTGGCCGTTTCTTCGTGGCTGTTGGCGTTTGCGTTCGCTGTCGGTCCCGTCATGAACCAACAACCGACCATCTTCGACCTCATTCAAAACGATCCCGATCTCTCAGAA TTTTTCAGTTTGATTTCGAGGAACGAATTGGTGCCGACGCTGCTCAAGTTCCGCCAGGCCACCGTTTTCGCTCCCAACAATGAAGCCATGAGAGCTTACACCGGACCAAAGGACCAGGATTTACTACTTTACCATCTCG CTAACGTGGCATTGACGACAGACAAATTGGACCAGTCTGTTTCCAGCGAATTGCCCGGCAACCCGCCGCTATGGATCGCTCGTCGCGACGCCAGTTCCTACCAGTACGATCTTTACGTCAACGATGCCCGGGTTATCCTTGGCGACATCAAAGCCATGTCGACGAGACAAGACGAACAA gttTTGCATGTCATCGACAAAGTCTTGGAGCCCATTTTGACATCTGCTCGTGATCCGCAACTCTCCAATCCCGACGCTGCCCGTCTCCTGGAAAGAGCCGGAAGTTTCAATCTGGGACCCTATCAAATCag CGACTTTGTCCAGCAAGTCACGTCGCACAAGAAGCTGTCGGTGTTTGCCACGCCTGGACGCCACACTTTTTTGATTCCGATCAATCGCGGATTCGAG GCCGTGTCACGTGACAAGATCGACCCCAAAGTGATTGACGGACACATCGTGCCCAACGTGGCTCTGTTCACCCGCCCAGCCATCAGAGGACGGCCCGTTCAAACCTTGGCCTTTTCCGACAACCTGAAAGTCAGCGTTTCCTTCAGTAACGAATCGCTGCCGTCGCAAGAAATCGGATCGCGAG TGTACGTGCAATCCAACACCCTGGTGGGCGATTTCCATCATCCGAGAGGCGTTGTCGTGGCCCAGGTGGTCAAAGCCAACATCCCCGTCCGCAATGGCGTCGTCCATCTCATCGACAAGCCGCTCATCGTCATCGATATCGACATTGTCAACTTCCTCAAG GAACAACGCAACGGGATCCTCTACGAGTTCTACCGTATCATGAAGGATTTCGCTACCAATTTTATGGAGGGCATCACCGGCGCTGGCGAACTGACCCTCCTAGCTCCATCTAACGAGGCCTTCCGCCGGCTAGGAGACAAGAACCTCAACGCCCTGTTGGCCAATCAACAAAAACTGACTGAAATTCTGCAACTTCACGTCATCCGCAGGCGGCTCTCGTCCGATGAGATTATCCAGAATCCCCTCTTCTCTCAT GTTGAATCGGCTGACCGTCATCGTCGGCTCTACTTTTCCGCCTTCGGTCCAGATGACAACATCACCATCTCGGTGGAAGGCGGAGGAGTCAACGCCACCATCATCCAGCCCGACATTGGCGCCCTCAACGGTATCGTTCACATCATTGACCGCGTCCTCGGCGTCCCCACCATGACCGTCATCGAGAAACTCCAGCAAGATCCCATCATGag CAAAACACACGCGCTGGCCATCCAAGATGATTTCCTCGGGCGGATGCAAGCCTACAGAGATCCGTACAACACTAAAATCCAGCAAAAGTTCACGATGCTGGTGCCCAGTGACGAGGCCTGGGAGGTTGTCCATCGCACGATGGGCTCGGCGTTCAAGAAGCTCTTTATGGGAGAATATTCTTACAAC GTGCGCCAAATCTTGGAACGCCATTTGGTCGTCGGTCAAGAATTGAGCATCAACAACCTGACGAGCCAGGGGCGTGACAACTACCTGCAAACGATCCGCGGCAAAGTGAAGATCGTCTTCGTCGAAAGCGGCGGAG AGAATGGAGGGGAGCCAACGCgag AATACTTTGCCGAGTGGGAGAACATTCGTGCTCGAGTGGTCCGCCCGGATGTCCAGTGTATTGATGGCGTGATCCACGTGATCGATCACGTACTGGTGCAACGCCGCGAGATCTCCGTGTCGGGATCGGGACGGTTGGCAGTCGACGCTCTCCTATTGTTGTCCATCACTTTGACGGCCATTTTCTTCAACAACCGAGCTCTCCAGCACTGA
- the LOC124342626 gene encoding fasciclin-1-like isoform X4: MSWSVTLSLLAVSSWLLAFAFAVGPVMNQQPTIFDLIQNDPDLSEFFSLISRNELVPTLLKFRQATVFAPNNEAMRAYTGPKDQDLLLYHLANVALTTDKLDQSVSSELPGNPPLWIARRDASSYQYDLYVNDARVILGDIKAMSTRQDEQVLHVIDKVLEPILTSARDPQLSNPDAARLLERAGSFNLGPYQISDFVQQVTSHKKLSVFATPGRHTFLIPINRGFEAVSRDKIDPKVIDGHIVPNVALFTRPAIRGRPVQTLAFSDNLKVSVSFSNESLPSQEIGSRVYVQSNTLVGDFHHPRGVVVAQVVKANIPVRNGVVHLIDKPLIVIDIDIVNFLKSFKVFEQRNGILYEFYRIMKDFATNFMEGITGAGELTLLAPSNEAFRRLGDKNLNALLANQQKLTEILQLHVIRRRLSSDEIIQNPLFSHVESADRHRRLYFSAFGPDDNITISVEGGGVNATIIQPDIGALNGIVHIIDRVLGVPTMTVIEKLQQDPIMSKTHALAIQDDFLGRMQAYRDPYNTKIQQKFTMLVPSDEAWEVVHRTMGSAFKKLFMGEYSYNVRQILERHLVVGQELSINNLTSQGRDNYLQTIRGKVKIVFVESGGEYFAEWENIRARVVRPDVQCIDGVIHVIDHVLVQRREISVSGSGRLAVDALLLLSITLTAIFFNNRALQH, translated from the exons ATGTCTTGGTCCGTGACCTTGTCGCTACTGGCCGTTTCTTCGTGGCTGTTGGCGTTTGCGTTCGCTGTCGGTCCCGTCATGAACCAACAACCGACCATCTTCGACCTCATTCAAAACGATCCCGATCTCTCAGAA TTTTTCAGTTTGATTTCGAGGAACGAATTGGTGCCGACGCTGCTCAAGTTCCGCCAGGCCACCGTTTTCGCTCCCAACAATGAAGCCATGAGAGCTTACACCGGACCAAAGGACCAGGATTTACTACTTTACCATCTCG CTAACGTGGCATTGACGACAGACAAATTGGACCAGTCTGTTTCCAGCGAATTGCCCGGCAACCCGCCGCTATGGATCGCTCGTCGCGACGCCAGTTCCTACCAGTACGATCTTTACGTCAACGATGCCCGGGTTATCCTTGGCGACATCAAAGCCATGTCGACGAGACAAGACGAACAA gttTTGCATGTCATCGACAAAGTCTTGGAGCCCATTTTGACATCTGCTCGTGATCCGCAACTCTCCAATCCCGACGCTGCCCGTCTCCTGGAAAGAGCCGGAAGTTTCAATCTGGGACCCTATCAAATCag CGACTTTGTCCAGCAAGTCACGTCGCACAAGAAGCTGTCGGTGTTTGCCACGCCTGGACGCCACACTTTTTTGATTCCGATCAATCGCGGATTCGAG GCCGTGTCACGTGACAAGATCGACCCCAAAGTGATTGACGGACACATCGTGCCCAACGTGGCTCTGTTCACCCGCCCAGCCATCAGAGGACGGCCCGTTCAAACCTTGGCCTTTTCCGACAACCTGAAAGTCAGCGTTTCCTTCAGTAACGAATCGCTGCCGTCGCAAGAAATCGGATCGCGAG TGTACGTGCAATCCAACACCCTGGTGGGCGATTTCCATCATCCGAGAGGCGTTGTCGTGGCCCAGGTGGTCAAAGCCAACATCCCCGTCCGCAATGGCGTCGTCCATCTCATCGACAAGCCGCTCATCGTCATCGATATCGACATTGTCAACTTCCTCAAG TCCTTTAAG GTCTTT GAACAACGCAACGGGATCCTCTACGAGTTCTACCGTATCATGAAGGATTTCGCTACCAATTTTATGGAGGGCATCACCGGCGCTGGCGAACTGACCCTCCTAGCTCCATCTAACGAGGCCTTCCGCCGGCTAGGAGACAAGAACCTCAACGCCCTGTTGGCCAATCAACAAAAACTGACTGAAATTCTGCAACTTCACGTCATCCGCAGGCGGCTCTCGTCCGATGAGATTATCCAGAATCCCCTCTTCTCTCAT GTTGAATCGGCTGACCGTCATCGTCGGCTCTACTTTTCCGCCTTCGGTCCAGATGACAACATCACCATCTCGGTGGAAGGCGGAGGAGTCAACGCCACCATCATCCAGCCCGACATTGGCGCCCTCAACGGTATCGTTCACATCATTGACCGCGTCCTCGGCGTCCCCACCATGACCGTCATCGAGAAACTCCAGCAAGATCCCATCATGag CAAAACACACGCGCTGGCCATCCAAGATGATTTCCTCGGGCGGATGCAAGCCTACAGAGATCCGTACAACACTAAAATCCAGCAAAAGTTCACGATGCTGGTGCCCAGTGACGAGGCCTGGGAGGTTGTCCATCGCACGATGGGCTCGGCGTTCAAGAAGCTCTTTATGGGAGAATATTCTTACAAC GTGCGCCAAATCTTGGAACGCCATTTGGTCGTCGGTCAAGAATTGAGCATCAACAACCTGACGAGCCAGGGGCGTGACAACTACCTGCAAACGATCCGCGGCAAAGTGAAGATCGTCTTCGTCGAAAGCGGCGGAG AATACTTTGCCGAGTGGGAGAACATTCGTGCTCGAGTGGTCCGCCCGGATGTCCAGTGTATTGATGGCGTGATCCACGTGATCGATCACGTACTGGTGCAACGCCGCGAGATCTCCGTGTCGGGATCGGGACGGTTGGCAGTCGACGCTCTCCTATTGTTGTCCATCACTTTGACGGCCATTTTCTTCAACAACCGAGCTCTCCAGCACTGA